Within the Gloeobacter kilaueensis JS1 genome, the region CTCTACGACGCGCCCTACACCGAGTTTTCGGCTGACACCGTGCTGACGCTCTCGAAGGCGGCAGGCGGTGGTGCAGGCGGCGTGCTCATGCAAGCCATCGGCGGCAATTTCCGCGCTCGCATCGACGGCCAGAACCCCGCCAGCGCTTCGGGCTTTCAGATCACACCGGCGATGGGCCTGGTCGAATTTGGCTTTGATTCGCTGCCCCAGGGCGCTCTCAAGGTGATTCGAGAGGCGGCGGGCACCGGCACTCTGGCCTACAACTACACGAGGTAGGCGAGGCGGTGGCCAGGCGCGGGCGGGCGATTCGTAGCAGCTTCCCGGCTCTGAGTTCAGGGGCGGCGAGCGCGCTCTTGTCGCTTCTGTCTACCTCGCCTGTTGGCGCATCGGCTCAGCAGACCCAGAACAAAACTGCCGGGGCCAACACCTCGGGCTTTACTCCAGTTGCCTATCCGGGCACGGCTGTAGCCATGAGCGGCGCAAACATGGATCGCCTGGCTTCTGCCAGCGTCGCCGGGGCCAATCTGATTCCTTATTCTTCTACCGCCGCCGCCGCTCTGCAGCGCCTTCCGGCCAGCGCCCAATCAGGCCAGCTTGTGGCAACGCCACAGGCAGGTTCCGGCAGCCCCCAGTCGCCAGCGCTGCCAGAATTTGTGATCACCCCAGCCTCGATCGCGGCAGCCATAGACTACTCACTCAATGGCACCACGCCCCCGGCGGGCAGCGGCAACCTCAAAACCAACAAGGGCGCGGCTTTTTGGATCTGGGCAAAAGATATTTCAGGCACTGAGTACGACATTGCCCAGAACTATCTGAGCAGCACCACCAGCCTCGCCGCCATCACGATCGCAAGCTGCACTAAATCGCATTTTACGCTTGCATTTATAAAGTTTATTTGCAAGGGCGGATTTAATGGCGGTGTACCGCCCACCTCGTCGGATCAGATAGATCAGATTTTGAACCAAAAAGCAGGGCAGTGGCTGGCCCGCTTTCCAGGAGCGGTAAACGGCAATCGATGGCTTACTTCAGCTGGCCTTAAAGACATCACTCTTGGGCAGTTGACAGGGAACGACAACGCTCTTGAAACCGGCTACACCAATTCGAGTAACGTATCCACGCAGCTGGGCGGCGGCGGCGCGCAGGTCTCGATGCTGAGCATGGTCAACATCGCTCGCTGGGACTCGAACTACACCCCCGGCCAGTACACAGATCTGACCTGGAAGTACACGCCGGTTGGCTTTCAGCTGGCGGCGGCGGCGATGTATGTCGCGCTGGGCGACCTGATTGCAAGTGATCCAGCCAACTGGAGCCAGTACAGCGAATCGGTGACGCCCAATCCGACCGGCAGCCCGGTGCAGGGATATCAGCCGGGCGATGCTCGCGATCGGATTGGCAAGTTTTCGTTTATCGAGATTGAGCAACCCCTGGGCCTTACCTACGATCTTTGGGCAACAGCCTTCGATTGGACCTTTGACACGACGAACGGCTATCAGCAAGGAACGGCCAGCCTATCGCTCGATTGCGCAGGCGGCCTGCAGCTGGTGCCAGCAAAATTTCTGGAAGTGGGCAAGCTGATTGCCAGAAACGGCCAGAACGCCGCTGGGCAGCAGATTCTACCCATTTTTGCAATCGACAATCTGTACACAGGTGAACCTTATGCCGATGGCAGCCGTTCCGATGCCTACAGCCGGGGCGGATACATCGGCAAGATCACTTCAAAAACTTCGCAGCTGCAGGCGTGTTACAACGACAACCGCCCCTTTGAGTGGTTCCAGTTCTACGGCTCGGGCGGTTCTTTCGGTAACTTCTGGTGGGCGGTTCGATCGGCTGGGCTGGTAATTCTGCGCACCGGCAATCAATCCGGCACGATCACCTACGACACTTTTATCTATTTTTTACTGGGGCTGCCTGCCATCACCGGCACCTCAGCGCCCAACGGCGCGCCAGGCGATACGGTCACGATCTACGCCTATGGGCTCTGGGATCTGCCAAGCGGCCAGACATCGATTGCCTCAATCAAATTTGGCGGCGTGCCTGTGGCGGTTGTGCCCAACGCCGATCCAGGCGGTGGCTCAGTGACGGTGGTTATTCCCGCCGGGGCAGCCAGCGGCCCCATCGTGATCGCTCTCAAAGATGGCCCGACTGGTACTTCGCCTTTCAATTTCACGATCACCGGCTCTGGCGGCAGCGGTGGCAGCGGCATCACCGACAGTTCCGGCGGCAACCTCACCGACAGTAGCGGCAACTCGATAACCGACGTACCGACACCGCCTGCCGCCCAGGCGCTCACCGACGACCTGGGCGGCACCCTCACCGACGACCAGGCGCAAACAATCACCGAATAGGAGACAAGCTCGTGTTTCGCAAGTTGACCAAAAGAACCGCTCTTGCCGCCGCTGGCCTGCTTCTTGCAGCCAGCGCCGTTTTCGCGGCCTCGATCAGCTCCTACGCCACCAAGAGCGCCCCCTACGCCGGGGCGGATCTTCTGCTGGGGAGCGACAGCGCGGCCACCAACGCCACCAAGAACTTTTCGCTCACCAACCTCGCTTCATTCTTTCTCGCAGCGCCCACCACCTCGGGCACGGCAACGCTGGGCGGGCGGCTGGTAGGTGGCACCGCCAACACCCTCACCGCTGGCGCGACGATCTCCCTCGACCCCACCCTGGGGAGCTTCTACAAGGTGACGCTTAACCAGAACAGCACGATGGGGGCGGTGACGACCGGCCTCGCTGGGCAATTTTTCTTCTTTGAGGTGGACGAGAACGGTACGGGCGGTTTCACCTTGACCGGCGGTACTGGCTGGTCGCTGCCGGCTCTTACCAACACCGCCGCCGGGTCGCGGAATATCTACTTCTGCTTCATGCCGACCTCCGCCGGGGTGCTCTGCAAATGATCGACCTTGCCGCCGACACCAAAACTATCTTTCTGAGCGACTTCGCCCAGCAAGCAAATCTGAGTGCCAGCGGCGCGGCCCCCGTGGCCATTCAGGTGATCTTCAACGAACGCACCTCGCCTGACGTGACCCGCTTTGGCGCTGTGGCCCAGGAGCGCTTCTACAGCGCCCTTGCCGCCGCCACTGTAGCAGGCACTATTCAGCGAGGAGGGACAACTCTCGTAACCCGGCTGCCGTCGATAGGGGCAGATCAGCTGTTTGATGTGACGGCAGCCCGGCCCTTTGGAGCGGACGGCGCGCTGGTGGAGCTGGTGCTCGCCAACCCCCGCGATCCAGCCTCTCAACTGGGCCTCGTGGCAAGTGGCCCCACTTTCTGTCAGGTGCGGGCGGCGGCGACCTTGACCCTCTTCGTCGCTATCCAGTGGCGGGGAATCAACGACGTGCCAGCGGGTGTAACCGGCGGCGTAACGGTCGAGATGGCCCCGTTTGACGCGGCATCAAAGATCGATCTGGTAGGGTATGGCCCTACCCAGGGCGCGCCTGGCAACGCTTTTGTGGAGATCGATATTTCACCGGAGGCCACAGCGCCGCTCGGGATCTACTCCACCACCCTCACCGCTTATCTGGATCGAGGCCAGCCTACCGAGCAGCTGCTGGGCACCCAGGCAATCCAGATCCAGGTTCTTCCCCAGGCCGCCGCGCTCACTCAGGTGATAGATCCTGTGCCGGTGGCGGCTGGTTCCACTGGGCCGCTCACGGTCAACTTCACCAATCGGCTCACTGGCGGGGCCATCTCCATCCAGATTCCACCCGCGAGCCTCCCGCCGGGCATCACCGTGCAGAGCTACGGGCCTGTGGCAGCAAATAATGCCAGCGCCAGTGCAGTGATCGCGGTTGATTCAACCGTTGCGCCACGCTTCTATCTGATCCCCGTGCTTTGCACCGATAGCACCGGTGGACCCATCGACCCGCTCACCTTTCGCTTGCAGGTGAAGTGATGGTAGCAACGGCACTGGGCGAGTACGTGACTCTTACGACCACCTGGGGCGGGATTGACCGTTCCTGGGTGCAGTACGTGCCTCTGTCGATCAACCCGTACTTTCCCCGGCCTGTGGTGCTGGCGCTGCACGGCGACTACGGCACTGCCCAAAATTTGATTACCTCGATGGCCTGGGGGGAGATTGCCGAGGCGGAGCCGAATGGCTTCTACGTGCTCATGCCCAACGGCGGAGCGCAGCTGTTGGCTGGTTACACCTGGAACTCGTATGTGTTTGACGGCAGCGGCGTCGATGACATGGGCTTCGTGCTGAGCTTGATTGATACCCTCAACACCACCTATCCGGTAGACCGGCGGCGGGTGTACTTCTTTGGACACTCAAAAGGTGCTCAGATGTGTACGACGATCGCCCTGCGCTATCCTCATCTGGTAGCGGCTCTGGGCCACATCAAAGGCGGCTGGGCCACCGATCAGAAGCCCGGCTGCGATCAATATTTTCAAGAGTACATGCCGGTGCCGGTGTGGACCTGGCGGGGCAACCTCGAAAATCAAGTGACAGCTGGCGTGCCCCGCGACGTACAAGATCAGCATCAGCTGGAGTACTGGACCACCAGGCTCGGCTGCAACCCAACGCCCATCGAGCAAGATTTTTTAATCCAGGGCACAGACCAGCGCTCAGGCAGTCTTACCGCCGACGACGGCAGCCCAGTGACGCGGGCCTGCTACACGCAGATCTACACAGGCGGCAGCGCTGAATATCGCTTCACCGTCGAGACCGAAGCGGAAAACGATCCGAACCATTCCTATCAACTGGGAACGGCCCGGCGGTTCTGGAATGACCTTTGCAAAAGGAGCAACCGCTGATGAGACTCGACATCTTGAACGCGGTTGAGCAGATTCTCACAGGCATCAAGAGTGCTCTGGGATTCAATACCGATATTGGGGCCAACGTGCAATACGCAGGGGGCGGCCTGGCAGCAGAATACAGCGCTGACACGCTAATTTATCTGGACGGCAAAGACACGATTGAGGCTAATCCTAATAGCTGGAATCACAACTTAGCTCTCACTATTGGAATTATCGGTTACGGCAAAGGACGAGCGACCAAAGAGTATTCAGCGAACGCCATTCAAGATGTTTACACCGCTTTTTCTCAAGCGATCAACTTGAATACTGTTGCAGTCTCGATAGAGCCGTCAGAAAGCGAAGTGGATATTTTAAGCAGCGGCAGCGGCAGCGGACAGGCCGTATTGGTAGCAGTCGTCAGTTTTCAAGTGCAGTACACAAGCGATCCCTGGATTCATTAAAGGAGCAACACATGGCCATTCAACCGCCAACAACTAGATTCCCCAAAATTCAGGGCCGGGTGCGCTTTGGCAAGCCCAACCCCTCTTATCCTGGTCCTGGTCAGTTGCGCCCAGTGGGCAATTGCGAAACCTGCTCAATCAACGCCAATCCGAGCACGGAAACGGCGCTGGATTACCAGTACATCCCGCCTGCTATTACCAACATTCCAATCAACGACGCGGGGCTTGAAATCAGCATTGTAATGAGCAGCATTGTCAAAGAAAACCTTGCAATTTTGGGCAATGGCGTTTCTACTTCTGTCGCCGCTTCGACCGCGCCAAGCGGCGACCCCAATCTGATTGTTCTAGGGCCAGCAATCACCACCTACGAATACGATTACCCTGGTCTTAACCTGTCGAATCTAGTTGTCAAGCTGCGCACGGGCACTTCGCCGACTTTCACGTACACGCTGCTTACGGTAAACAACGATTACCAGGTAGATCTCGACACGGGCGTTATCAAGTTGATTAAAACCGGCCAGCAGGGCACGGCTGTTTTGGTGGCTGGAGCGGCAAGCAACGGCTACGACCTGACTGCGGGCATGACAGAGTTCGACCTCGCAGACAATACCTATTTTGTGTCAATTGCCGGACGAAACATCACCGACAACCTTCGGCCCATTCGAGCCGAAATTTACAAGGTAGCCTTTGACCCGGCAAAGATTCTTGAGGTTCTTAATAAGAGCCTTACGAATTTTACTCTTGTTGGGCGAGTGCTGCCGGATCTGACTCGCAGCTTCACAGACCCTGAAGGCGCTTACTGGAACATCAAGTCAGGACTGGACCTGAGCTAATCATGGCACTGGGCGTAGACGTTTTTAGTTCGTTTAGAGAAGCGCTTGAGGCTCAAACAAAAGACCTCGAAGACGGCGCTAAGCGAGTACTTGTGCGAGCAGGCAAGTCGCTACAGCTTGCCATGCGCGAGCAGTACAAAAGCGTCTTTAAGCGGTCGAATACGCCCCAATCAAAGGGCTTCTTCAACGCCCAGAAAGTCTACGTTCTTGACGCGACTGGCACCCTGGGGCCAGCGGTCTACGTGTCGCTTGGACCGCGCAAATTCATCAACGTGTTTGAAGATCCGGCGGTGCTCGAAGCGGCTGGAAATTACCTTGTGATCTTGCTTCCTGAAGGGGCGCGCCTGCGTTTTAGGCGAATTACCAAAGGCAACCCCTGGGGTTCTGTCTGGCAAGCAATCAAGAAGTACAGCCGGATCATTAAAGTCTCAGACGGCTATCTCATTGTGTACCGCGATACCGGCGGCACCGAGCACGCCATCTACAAGCTGCAAAAAACAGTAAAGACCCGCAAATTGCTGGACTTTGCTGGGGCAATCAGGGCCACAGAAGCCCAGATGGACACCTTTATCAAGGAGGAATTTGACCTATGAGCGATCAGGAATTGCTGTTGAGCCTGCTCAGCCGAGATGAGCCCAGGACGCTGCAGCATCTCG harbors:
- a CDS encoding alpha/beta hydrolase family esterase — translated: MVATALGEYVTLTTTWGGIDRSWVQYVPLSINPYFPRPVVLALHGDYGTAQNLITSMAWGEIAEAEPNGFYVLMPNGGAQLLAGYTWNSYVFDGSGVDDMGFVLSLIDTLNTTYPVDRRRVYFFGHSKGAQMCTTIALRYPHLVAALGHIKGGWATDQKPGCDQYFQEYMPVPVWTWRGNLENQVTAGVPRDVQDQHQLEYWTTRLGCNPTPIEQDFLIQGTDQRSGSLTADDGSPVTRACYTQIYTGGSAEYRFTVETEAENDPNHSYQLGTARRFWNDLCKRSNR